A region of Moorena producens PAL-8-15-08-1 DNA encodes the following proteins:
- a CDS encoding filamentous hemagglutinin N-terminal domain-containing protein produces MTSSLTLSLLIPSTSNQAHAQSNIVPDDTLGANGSVVIPDASVKGLPAELIEGGVQRGVNLFHSFQEFNVGEGLRVYLANPAGIENILSRVTGMNPSQIEGTLGVDGAANLFLLNPNGIIFGSNARLDVQGSFVGSTANAIAWGEDGYFSATQPETSRLLTINPGALFFNQVGLVSGTIINTGTLAVGKDLTLSGLNLDLQGQLSAGGNLTLSAMETLKVRDSIALPFVAAAGGKLLLEGNQTIDILALSDPDSGLFSQGDMVLRSSSPIRGDTHYWSGGNFSIEEIDGTLGDLSSPNDPIIRSAGDVSFKNYDGASLHIFAGGSVTVDKVKITGSDPANNIQETVTLSDDTTISIDGSTRPTLDIRAGTTAIGNPSGITGNPTLHQLDLSEPPTTANIKIGEIMIEPPNGQVFLTNQYQPNSAVTGSIEITTINTSNTSNTVENAGDVIIDSGKDIILIGTNTKDEGVIFADTSGPGQGGQIKLVANQEILLSDRFLVTSDTTSDTSGSGNGGEITIEAESVTVRDGGVVAARTLGEGDAGNVTINASESVQVIGIDVSGENTFPSLISTRADENSTGDAGDLKINTPLLLVKDGGQVSATTFAEGDAGNVTINASKLVEVIGFSADGKIGSGIFAQANPDSTGDGGNLIINTQQLLLKDGAQVNAVTFGQGDAGNVTINASESVQVIGKSPDGKFPSGIFDQAVEDSTGKGGSLRINTPVLLLEDGGRVGTTIDASVIENSLTFLPDNQIDTTTLLSNSCIFRSREQPGSLIITGSGGKPTAPGSGRISPFATGTVRTIPSDGSSIPSTQADRPWQIGDPIVEPQRVYRLADGRLVLSRECVE; encoded by the coding sequence ATGACAAGTTCATTAACACTGTCACTCTTAATTCCATCTACTAGTAATCAAGCTCATGCTCAGAGCAATATCGTACCAGATGATACTTTAGGAGCGAATGGTTCAGTGGTAATTCCTGACGCTTCTGTAAAGGGATTGCCAGCAGAATTAATTGAAGGAGGAGTTCAACGGGGAGTAAACCTATTCCACAGTTTTCAAGAATTCAATGTGGGAGAAGGGTTGCGGGTTTATTTAGCTAATCCAGCTGGCATTGAGAATATCCTGTCGCGGGTGACCGGAATGAATCCTTCGCAGATTGAAGGCACTTTGGGAGTAGATGGAGCAGCCAACCTGTTTTTGCTCAATCCCAATGGAATCATATTTGGGTCGAACGCCAGATTGGATGTGCAGGGTTCCTTTGTCGGAAGTACAGCGAATGCGATCGCATGGGGAGAAGATGGGTATTTCAGTGCTACTCAACCCGAAACTAGCCGTTTACTAACCATTAATCCCGGAGCATTGTTTTTTAATCAGGTCGGCTTGGTGTCAGGGACTATTATCAATACTGGCACCTTGGCCGTGGGGAAAGATTTAACCCTTTCCGGATTGAATCTAGATTTACAGGGTCAGCTATCAGCTGGGGGGAATTTGACCCTATCGGCCATGGAAACCCTGAAAGTGCGCGATAGCATAGCCCTACCTTTTGTGGCAGCAGCTGGGGGAAAACTATTGCTTGAGGGTAACCAAACCATAGATATATTGGCTTTGAGTGATCCCGATAGTGGGTTGTTTTCACAAGGGGATATGGTGTTGCGTTCCAGTAGCCCAATTAGAGGGGATACCCACTATTGGAGTGGAGGAAATTTTTCGATTGAGGAAATAGATGGAACTTTGGGTGATTTGTCAAGTCCCAATGACCCGATTATTCGCTCAGCGGGGGATGTCAGTTTTAAGAATTATGACGGTGCTTCCCTACACATTTTCGCCGGTGGTTCGGTAACGGTTGATAAGGTCAAGATTACAGGCTCTGATCCCGCAAATAATATTCAGGAAACCGTCACCCTATCCGATGACACCACCATATCAATAGATGGTAGTACTCGCCCGACCCTAGATATTAGGGCTGGCACCACAGCTATCGGTAACCCCAGCGGAATTACTGGCAATCCCACTCTTCATCAACTGGATTTGTCGGAGCCTCCAACCACAGCCAATATAAAGATTGGCGAGATAATGATTGAGCCGCCCAATGGTCAGGTGTTTTTGACCAATCAATACCAACCCAATTCCGCTGTAACTGGTTCGATTGAGATAACCACAATTAATACCAGTAATACCAGCAATACAGTAGAAAATGCCGGGGATGTGATTATTGACTCTGGTAAAGATATCATCCTCATTGGTACTAATACTAAAGATGAGGGCGTGATTTTCGCTGATACTTCCGGTCCTGGGCAGGGGGGTCAAATCAAGCTGGTGGCAAACCAGGAGATTTTGTTAAGCGATCGCTTTCTGGTCACAAGTGATACTACTAGTGATACATCTGGTTCAGGTAATGGGGGTGAAATTACGATTGAGGCTGAGTCAGTTACTGTCAGAGATGGAGGAGTGGTTGCTGCCCGTACCTTGGGAGAAGGAGATGCAGGTAATGTGACCATCAATGCCTCAGAATCTGTGCAAGTCATTGGTATTGATGTCTCCGGCGAGAATACGTTTCCCAGCCTCATCAGTACCCGAGCTGATGAAAACTCAACAGGAGATGCGGGAGACTTGAAGATTAATACACCACTGTTACTGGTTAAGGATGGAGGACAGGTTAGCGCCACTACCTTTGCAGAAGGAGATGCAGGTAATGTGACTATCAATGCCTCGAAATTAGTCGAAGTCATTGGTTTCTCCGCCGATGGTAAGATTGGCAGCGGTATATTTGCCCAAGCTAATCCAGACTCAACCGGAGATGGGGGTAACTTGATTATTAATACACAACAGTTATTGCTTAAGGATGGAGCACAGGTTAACGCCGTTACCTTTGGACAAGGAGATGCAGGTAATGTGACCATCAATGCCTCGGAATCGGTGCAAGTCATTGGTAAATCCCCCGATGGTAAGTTTCCCAGCGGTATATTTGACCAAGCTGTGGAAGACTCAACTGGAAAGGGGGGTTCCTTGAGGATTAATACACCAGTGTTACTGCTTGAGGATGGAGGACGGGTTGGCACCACTATCGACGCCAGCGTGATCGAAAACAGCCTGACCTTCTTACCAGACAATCAGATTGACACCACTACTTTGCTGTCCAATAGCTGCATTTTCCGCAGTCGGGAGCAACCAGGTAGCTTGATCATTACTGGTAGCGGTGGAAAACCCACTGCTCCAGGAAGTGGTAGGATTTCACCCTTTGCCACTGGCACAGTGCGCACCATACCCAGTGATGGTAGCTCTATCCCCAGCACCCAAGCGGATCGCCCTTGGCAAATCGGTGATCCGATTGTAGAACCTCAACGGGTATATCGACTGGCAGATGGACGGCTAGTTTTGAGTCGCGAGTGTGTAGAATAA